The following DNA comes from Dermacentor andersoni chromosome 2, qqDerAnde1_hic_scaffold, whole genome shotgun sequence.
TCATGCTCCTGCGTGGAACATGACTCCCGTAACTCGCGCTCTGGCCGGTGCTTCTGGGTAGGCGCCGACTTGGTTCTGCCCTACGCCTTCGGCATCCTGGGCATCGCCACCTCCGCAGTATTCGTGGTCTTCCTGTTCCTCCACATGCTGGCCCGCATGAAAGCACCGGCGCTGCTCATCGCGCACGCCCGCGCCTCGCACTTCGACCTTGTCGCTCAGCACTTCGACATCCGCCTCGAGACCGACCTGTCGTCCACCTTCTCCGGCCACCTGAACCTGCACGTAACCTGTCACCACGCGAGCCATCTTGTCGCGCTTGTTTCTAGAAACCTGACGATCAGCGAAGTAAGCGTGCGACCACGCACGGGTTACGTCAGGGAATCAGAGGTGGCCGTGCCGGTTGGTTCGCAAGCGCCTTTCACCACATTCAAGCTCAACTGGGATCTCGTGCCTTCAGCTGATTACCTCTTGTCCGCACACTTCTCCGGAGGGCTTCACCACGGGGATCATCGGAGGTGGCCGCCCGGGATGTACCGCGAAGTTGGCGACTCGTACACGACGGTGACCTCCTACGTCGACCAGTTGCACGTTGCCGCTTTCTTCCCGACAGTACAGAGCTCTTTGCTGAAGTCAACCTTTAGCTTGTCCGTGCTTAAGCCAAACGCGAGTGTCGCTGTGCTCTCGAGCTGGGATCTATTGAGGGACGCCCAAGGGCAAGACGGTCAGACTTACTGCGTCTTCCAGAAGACGCCTCCGATCTCACTCCATCAGGTCGCCGTAGCCGTCACCACCCTGCCCAAGATAACAGACGGCTTCACCACGCTACACGCTCACGCGGTAAACATGCCACGGCTTCAGCACTTGCTCGAGTTCTGCACTAGCGTCGTTGAAATGGCGGCGGAGGCCACCGGAATATCTTTTCCGAACAAGGCACTGGACGTGCTGGCTCTCCACAGGTTTCCCCGCGCTTGCCACTCCACCTGGAAACTCGTCATAGTCAGGACCGGAACGTTCAGGGCGAAGGCCACCGGGCACACCAACCTGGGCCGGCCTTACTTGCGCTTGACCATAGAACTACTGAGCACGTGGTTCGGGAACATGGTTACCGTAGGGATGTGGCTAGACAGAGGCCTAGCCGTCCTTTATGCCATCAAAGTTCTTAAGCTGGCCAAACCTCAGTGGCTCCTGGACGACATACTTCACCTTTATCGATTCGTCGCGCTGTCCAGCGTCGACCTCGGCCCGACGCATGAGAAAGTATTGTACGACTACGAGGTGCCGATCGCAGCTGTCTCCCTCCTGGCCATGTTTCGTTCCGCTGTCGGCCAGGACCACTTCAAAACGGCCACTACCAATTTCCTTAAGAAGGCACAGCGTGATGACCTTGCTGAGCAAGACTTCTGGGACAGCCTCAAGGCTTCAAGTTCGACAGAAGCTATGGCTAATTACACGTCCGTCTGGAGACAACACTCGGGTTACCCGCTCCTCAAGGTCGTCCGAGAAGACGCCGAGACAGTTCACGTCGTGCAGGAGCCGTTCTGCGGATTGAACTGCCCCAATTCCAGGAGTCGCGCCGGCACAGCCGACCAGCAGCGGTCATCACCAGCAACAACATGGCCAATACCTATTACGCTTGTCTACGCTAGCGAACCTCAAAAATTTGACGTGACAGCCGTTGTGTGGATGGTTACTCCCGAGATGACGTTGAAAGCTCCCAACGCTCACTTCGACGACTGGGTGCTGCTGAATGCAGGCAACGAGGGTCTCTACAGAGTCGACTACGAGGATTCCAACTGGAGCAATCTCATTCGTCAACTGCGGAACGACAGCTCAGTCATCCCCGCAGCGAACAGGGCGCAGATTATCGATAACCTGTTTCATCTGGCTCTCGCCGGTTACAGGCAAGTATGCTttataaatgagaaaaatcaaTCCGCCTTGATCATCAACGCAAACTTTCCCCATAGGCTGCTCTCTACTATGAAGAACGTGCCATTGTCACGTCTAAGTCCTCTAAAGTGAGCTTGAGACGAACGGACTGCCCAAtaagtttctttttcattttcttctttctatgTAAGGATTATGCACTTGACTGAGCGAAAAGCTCAACCAAATGTATGTATAATGTCAGCCCTACACTCCAGTCACAAGGGGCACTTTCAGTGGCGATCAGGCCCGATTCGATATGGAAAGTTCATTATCGTTCAAGTCACCCAACGGGCTGGCGGCGTTCAGGCACGACACACTAGCTATATCTTACATGCattatgaaagggaaaaaatgtgagccacccgaatgtagcactaAGCCACAAAGGAATCATTACGACTCCTCTCTTAGTAATGTACTAAACTAAATATCGAAACACTTGAAAGTTACATAAATTACAAGATGGAAATCCTTTCGGGAGCTGATAAGTTGTACACGTCTCCCACTCGGCACAAGGGCGATATGTGTTGTAGTTACGGCAATTTAAGGTGGTCGTTTCAGTTTCTTTACTATTTTAAATCCAAGCTCAGACATTGTACGTGGTACAATTTGAGGGTATAAATCAATATTCTGAGTTATTGTTGAGCCGAGAAATAAACTTCATAGTGGAGAACGGGTGTTTGCACTTTTTAAAGCCCAGAATAATAATTCCAAAAGGTATTTGTAGACGTTTGCCAATCCGAGCAACTCGTACACCAAACACAGCGAAGTGTGTGTTTGGTGTGTGTTTGGATACATCGAAGCCGTATTCATGAAGTTTTCACACCCTCCAGAATTTGTCATAATACTTTTTGAGCAACCTAGGTGTCTGTATTGTCATTGCCTGTAATCTATCCAAGACTATCCAAACGATTCACTACATCTGTACTCCGTTCCGTACATACCAGGTAACGCTACGAAGGCTATATAGAGAGACTTCTCGTACCGCTCGCCTTCGCTACCAAAAATAGTGGGTCACgcatgaaagaaagagaaagaggcgttTTGTGTATAATTCGATGTAAAATTAAGTGTCGCACGTTGTGTCGGAAAGCATGAAGTATTTATTACACGGAAGGCGTCGCACATCCGAGCCTATTTACCGCCAAACGACCGGAGTGACACGTTTCTGCGACCAGCGCAGCCACAGCGCACCACGTGCGTTCGCGATCAAAACATAGTACGTCGCATACTGGAGGCACAAACGTGCACAAGTAATGTTCGGAATAGCTACCAATGTTTGATTatgcttactcacgtttcttcctttagtccctacaggacacgtaacttaaACGAACAACTAAACTTGCGGTACTTAGGCACTTCGCAGAACACTTAaaaataatgcgtcttctaaTGACTACTTCCATGCACGCtaattagagaagtcagaacacggccgccctcaacacacaccaacaacccagtcataaaccttctgcttccctccgtccgcacaggacacgcgctaatggaaataagaacgcttctcagtgcaaattatgcacttactgaaaacctacgcgcttaaccttagaaaattcaaaaacacacactttaaaaaaagaagattaaaTAACACAcatgcgcgttaccataggcctctcaccgataaccttgacactcaggttactcaaacacacacacacaaaaaaaagaaagcctatctactgaTTAACGAAAaactcgcgaaactacatgtttacataaaacgcatctttccaatctcggagcttctcgaacAAAAACACAACCAAAGTtcatacttttacatattgaaagaaacttaaatcgcgaaattTTCAAATGctcacaaataaaacaaaatgacacgttttacttctacggaagctctcttggcctcccgttccaaatgtTTACGACTGACTCACACTTTTGAGTCGTACTCGAGGTgatcgcggttcgaaagctatactggctaccgaggaacaacaaaagggctgactcacatCAGTTCCTTCAAGACGTTACAGTTTCTGGCCAATTTGCTTCCTGGCGCCACactttcatcacgaactcgactgaccgcgtcgcgactcaTCCCCTcctctcgtcttgccaccttgcgctccttcgcactgcATGCTGCACCCCCAAAAAAACggcggaacgacgaggaacgtaactgccccgtgccctttgtccgcgtccgtgcagaacatgcgtctcggtctctttttgaccggtgacccgaacgtgcttgatgcgcacaTGTCAACGACGATCGCACCTTTCTTTGCTTCGCGCCCTGTCTTTTTGCGCCTGTCGcagtctttggcttcgctacattagccaccgcattccgatctttacggcgcttcttgctgcggcgctttctcttcgaaCTCGCTCTCATGCCGCTCTcgcgcgcctcgtgctggccggtacacatctcttcggcccggatcggtctcttacccgcacagtccgaatgatccttaactaaatcatccccctcttggctacctagactggcggagagctgcaccgatccctgaacaatgcagttgtcttctcttgagctactgagctcgcaatcctgcgaactgccctcaactgcatcgtccagctggcacttcggcacgcagaacTGACTccacatgggtgctcgtgtccgTCGGGCCAACAGTACCCTGTACTtcgctaacgacctcgataccatgagatgcgacgtacacgcgcggtaactgtgccaatttgttcgcagctggcctagctgtctctacagtcctctgttggcacagcaccccgtcgctctcactctggcctttaacggcctctgctgccactaaggcatcgttagctgctcgCTTTTTCCTTTCACCTACGAATGTGCCGCTACTCTCGCAGGTACTGCTCTTCCCGTCGGCTTTTTGTGAAAATCCGCcagatacttcctcattcttttgctctgtactgcctacagaattttcagacaggcgttgtctttgttcttttaactgctgaaaatattgtatctgtttttccttctctttctcgtACTTTTGCTCACCCTCACGTTCTTGACGCTGACACTTAATCTTAAGGTCTTggcgctcacgcttacgttcacgacgctcacgctcccgtggttcttgtatcacctcccaagcaatcttaatgctttcatcatcattgccactattttgaattgcctttatgatagctggctttttcatctgttcctccacctcaactcccaaatcgtcgcacaccaacattAAGTccaacctcgtcaaccttctaagatccacggcagctgccccgactggtggttagaactgttttccttaattaatttgtgcaaacacacaatatgcaacaaattcccgattcctagttactatcaaaataaacacactacatttgaagtctggcgaatcaaaagaaaaaaaacacgcgctcacttacggttgcagcaccctgccatctggttcattggtccgctgttcccggttcctcaggactctctgggtcgaaggttcgctcttcttcgctgttcccagttcctcaggagtactttggacgaaggctctctcttcttcgttgttccaagttcctcgggactccttttgggcgaaggctctttttcgctgttccgggttcctcaggactctttggctcgaaggctctttcttcttcgctgttcccagttccttcggatttctctcgacgaaggttctCTCTTCTTTGCTGTTCCAAGTTCCTTAAGACTTctctggacgaaggttcatcccaccgctgccaccagttgttggatctggagacgattgctgtcccccagatttttggatcttgccattgggtgcgggagttggccgaggttgaggaggaccttgagatgaaaactggaggtttatttacattatttacagtgagagtacaaagaaattaacagtcataaaagtcattacgggccggcagaaactcggacgctgcggcccgtggcaagaagcttgaAAGAGATGAATCATGGAATGCTCCCTTGCcgctcccggtctgtgtcttttaagcccttcggtgtctcgaagtcacgtcacgttcggccaatcggcgagccccctcaggtgtcgtcattttcggccaatggtaggcgcccgtacgattgtgtcacacccggcgcagagggtcgctccttgggccccaattgtccgagggcttacttatctctgcggtattgccttcccggcttgcaagcgccgtcacaataggcggatggggtgattgctgccagggcttcacgctgcattacagccgtcttgccttgggacccacgttacctggaaccgtgccaggctcccgctacactttcgggaagagtcaagcagtgaatagctccacctgcggcgcacgaggtgggggacgccaactcgtttgcacgtgccgcgcctcgggaacggagtagatgtgcttctgcgctccttaattagctgtggcgcgattcgatgtggtctggtgaactcgaaggaggctcaaaAAAATGTCCCGTATCTAACACTACGAATTTCCTAATCGCTGCATTTAAAAGTCTGCATGCCCCTATCGACTGCGTAAGCACATACGTCTATTAGCCTGTTTCTCTAATAGATCGCCAATTGTCTGTTATACACATTACATTACCATGCCCAACTCCTCTTCGTTCTCTTAACTAACTCCTCGGTACTGGAAGTACTGGCGCTGGACTTTACGTCACGCAGAAGCGTGTGCCAGGACTTGGTCGACTTATGATATGGCCCCCAAAAGACATTTTCGGATGTTTTCAAAGAACGCTTTCGGATGCTTCCACGTGTAGCTGACCACCGCACATGTTTCAGGACCTTCCAGATGTTCTTCGCATCGCTGGTCTACCTGGAGAAAGAACGCGAGACGCTTCCGTGGACGCACTTCGTGCGGCTCGCGCGGGCTCTGCCGCACGCGGCGGTCGCGAATAACCGCACCGCGTGGTCCGCGTTGAACCGGCGCATCTGCAAGGGGATCGTGTCGGACCTTGGCTCGGCCGCCAACGAGCCGGCCATGCCGCTTGCCAGGAGCGACTTCAAGTACGACGTGCTGCAGTACTGCTGCCAGTTTGGCCACGAGAAGTGCCCCGCACTCTTCTTCATGCGCCGTCACAACCCTTATCAAAAGACGGACGACGGCGGCGTCTTCCTCGAGCGTCCGTGACCGCGCGGACGACGCTTTGCTCTTTCTTGACGTGGCGTTTGTTCTACTTGGGGTAAAATGTGAAAATACCTTGAAAAGTGCACTCGCTACAACTGCTGCGATATTAAATGCGGTAGCGCTTATTGCACCTCTTCTCTAAGTATTGTGCCTTTGAGATGACGCGGAGATTTCGGCTCATTAAACCTCCTTTGTTGTTGCCAAAACTATATACTTCCCGAGTCCGCAATAGCTGGGGAAACGTAATCAATGTCGTATGAGACCTCGACCTCGCCGAATGACAGGCCACTGAGATCAATAACTCCGCGTCACCTGGCCAATTTAAGGAAGCATTCAACGTGCTTTGACCAGTGCTTTGTCCAGGAATATCAAAGGCGGTGACGGTCGGCTTTTTGATGAGTTGAGAGCTCTTGAACGAGAAgaaggaggggagggggcggTCGGTCGCGTCATAATTCATTTCGTCGCTGGTGTTAGTCCCAAATGCACAGGAATACCAACTGGACCAGCTGAGGGAATTTTGTAAATTTATGTGGTCCTTCCGTGGGAGGTATTTCAAATCGTTTGCGATAGGACGCTGGAAGAGCGACAGCATACACACTGAACCCTTTAAGCGTAACGTTATGGCGAACATCCTCGGTCATTGGTGGTAGGtggtcatggaggaaggaaataatagaagcgatggcgagcatgccgcaacgcgattgaatcCGTTGTGGCGGCCCAACGCGTGATAAAAACGCCAgagcgcgcggtaggttttaATACTCCcgattgatatttttttttcgatacaCATTCGAAATCATTTGAAGATtttcaaataaacaaaaacatggcTACCACCGCGGCACTTTCGCTTAATATCGCGCTTAAGTTTTCTGGATTGTGGCATCGAATCGCTGTGTAGCGCTAAGCGTGTCCGTTCGGCGAGCTGCATCAGAGGGAGTGCCTCTCAAGCGTGTCGGAAGTTGAAGGCAAATGTTGCAGACCTCTCCGAAAGGTGTGCGGCGTTACTGCTGACTGCTTTTGCGGCAAGTGTGCGCTGCGGTTAGTGTTGCAGTAAATTGCATAGTAATGTCTGTTGTCATTTCAGAAGCTAAGCACGCATATCCTTCACTTATAAAGGGAGGCTAGAAACTGCTTTGTAAGGTGGTCAGCTCTCGTGTGAGGGATACAGCGAAGTTTAGTTTGAGTTGGAGTGCACCTTTCTCTTTCGTTCTCTGATATATGTTATGttttacccgctgtggttgcttagtggctatagtgttgggctgctaagcacgagatcgtgggatcgaatcccgaccacggcggccgcatttcgacggaggcgaaatgcgaaagcactcgtgtacttagatataatgcacgttaaagaactccgcgtggccaaaattattccggagtcctccactgcggcttGGCCCATAAtgacatcgtggttttggcacgtaaaaccccatattttttttaataagatCGTATGCGTCTGATGACCTACCGCTTCTTCGTGTTCGCACTACGCAGTGTTCGAAGCAGGGGCAGTGCTTGGGAACATAGCTGGGACCGCATGACCCGGCCGTATATCGATCTCAAACGTAAAAACCTGGAACAagcgctgtttgcagttgctgctgcttttcttggGAGCAGATAAATTGACCACGCACCGCGTTCCACGAGAGAACATCATAGCGCGTACGTAGCAAATGCAACTCACCGGTTCCTGCGGGAGTCAGCGTCATCTGAGGCAATAAGCTCCACCGCGTTTGGCCTGCAAGGATGAGTCCGCTCCTGCAATGCGATCAATCGCATGCAAGCAAACCCTCATGCCTAAGATGCCACTGATCCAGCGACAATGCAAATCAATAAAGCTCGCATAACAGGGCAAAGTACACACGGCCAAGGCCTCGGTCAAAAATGTGACGTATACATATCGCTTATTATCGCTCACAACGGTCTGTTTACTTCGGCCGAAGTATATAATCTGTAGCCTAAATGCGCTGACGTTGGATTGGTAACCTCTCACCACTCGCCCAAAGTGCGGAACGCATACCTTTCAGGACCGAAGCGAAACAAGCATACAGAGGAAAATGCGACCCGAGATACAGGCAGAGCagctgagcagccacggcggagGCCTCCATCTAAGCAGCTAGCAGCTGCTGgccgagcgcgcaccgaataaaaactaccggTAACCAAACTTATCGGCAAATCTCGAATTTCCTCCGTGATCTCGATGCGAGAGGTGacgtgttgggccgccactgTGGCTTCaaggagcgttcgcttgccaaggctggctgcgtgacgtaatactcgctcctatctttttccttcctccatgtagGTGGTACTAGGATCACTTTACACGCCAGAAACGATATCCATCGTAGCGACAGTTGGATTGGCATTAAAGTTCTTACTGAATCGAGAGGAAACAAACTCTTgccaatataagaaaaaaaacgaCGTTTCCAGGCCCTTACGGGCATATAATTAATGCAAGAATTGGTAGTCTAGCTATCTTGGATGATAcgtttgcaaagtcacaaagccatttgaagccataGGAAGAAAGTTTACGCAAATGCATGTTTCGAaatatcattgtcatcatcaccaTTTATATACTAACCACGAGTTCTATTCTGGACATGGTGAAATTGTCGAACTCGTCATCTTTTCAGCTCAGACTGGTCTTCCTATACGACGCCTCTGATGGCTaaaaatgccgccattacagaATCTGACATTATGGCGGTATTTGACGATGTCCAGAACAGCACTATGTAATCATTCCCACGCAGGGGGCTGAGCCGCCATGCTCGCAGGTCCCCTAGAGACTaacaccagagttccctctattgCAGCTGCACTGAGGGGCCCATGCATCGCACAATTCCCTTTCTTTCTCTGAATAAAGTTtgctcctactactactactactactactactactactactactactactactactactactactactacgctCATACGGATTCCTTGCTCGCAATAACAAGTTGCAGTCTTCCGACTCCACAGATACCAACCTACGCTCCTTCCGTCGTCTTTCCGGTATATAAGCAAGAGCTATGCATCTTCGTTGTTATCTTGAGCGAGGTACCCGAGGGGCCTCGAAACATCAACGGTTGTTTTTACTTTTCCTTATCTTCCCGAATGTTTGTTTTCTCTTGCTTCAGTATGCATCCCCTTTGCCAGACAGTATTAAGTCGAACTAAGTAAAGCTCTTACTATGAGCAATGCAAATGCGCCATGACATGACGATTGCCAGCCTGCATCAGAAGCTAAGGCTCTTTCACCTTTCACCAAGGCTCAAGTTATTACTGCTACATTATATGGACAAGTTATTACTGCTACGCTTCCTTCGACACAATTTGTGGAGCGAAGCAGAATGTGGTACCATTTGGTTTCGCTTACACAAACAACTTGCGGTAATGTGTCTCCTACACGCTGTAAACGTTTCATTCAGCACAAGAACAGTTCTCTTGATCAAATTATGATGGAATGtggcagcgcacttcgaaacGACGATGTAACACAGAATGAACAAACACGAACGCTGTTAACAAAAACGAGCAATGGTTAAATTAAGGTACTGTGGCAACTGCGCTTACGAACAGCACATAAAGCGGATCCTGGATCCATCCTGAAGTACTCCTGAGAGGGGTCTCTCTCCGCGCAACTTCAACTTCCACTCTCTAAGTTCCCCTTCCCTATGGTCACCACAAATAAAATTCTAGCAGAACTCATCTTCGATAGCCATCGAAGTATGCCCAGCATCCTTTATATGTAAAAAGGAATTTTATGTGCACTAAATGCGGGTTTATTGTTCTATTGTATACACTTTGTACACTATGTTATAGCAATTGATCTTGTTTCTCACGGGTGCGTAACTGGTGACTATATTTTGTATGTTATGATGAGTATTAGGAAGGGCGAAACACACACAGTGGTACATATTCAATGACCCAAGTTGATCTTCAGTTGTATAGCAAGATAGCCGGAAAGAAAACTGGTCAGACAATGTCAAGAACGTTATTCGAATTACAAGGGCAAGCCATACCCGTTTGTCACAAATCAAAATTTTCAAGAACTAGCTGCGTATTGGTgaagagcgagcgagagagaagtTCGACGCATATTGTAGGAAAACGCATAGTCAGGGGGCATAGCGGAGGGTGTATGTAGAAAGAGCGCACGGTGTTACGATTGGCGTctagcaccccgtgcaaaaaggattctcgcccaccatgcctcgtcgaaacaAAGTGTGACTTCCTAATCCGCCATGGTTatctcgagtggatgccggtctggcggacacCCCGCAGTGTTTGCAGGCCCCTTtcgtgtgtgtgcgactttagagggaccctttcctcgaactttCAAGCGCTACAGGAGAACTTTCGcaaaccaacgtcgcctagaagaaaggagcAAGCCACGACGAGCACTTACACCGACAGctgggacaatggatcagccGCCTTTCCTCTACGGTGGCGGGACGCCCTTTCCTTGCAGCAgcttggtatctacggaggcgggacgctctttccttgctgcaggcttggtatcCACGGAGGCGGGACGTCCATCCACAAACcagactctgtgcctgtcacATGACGCCGACgggagcaagatccctcccacgattttagagagcctatttaaggggctccgaaatttACTTTTAGAACACTTAATTCTCTTTttatcatctttcaccaacctttgaatacaCCGTGTAAGTTtggcactagaaatcgtctcgtccttgcctggtcgccatggtctaccggatgcctgcagcccaccgacaacgccacgctacccaatagtaacgtcggacgagcttcgataaacaggcgtcgctacaactcggcagcagtacgatacgctaccttGGAGTACGCAACAACGGGCGCAGTGACTCTCCACTTCCTGTAATGGAAAACTGCCCTCGAGTAGTTATCCCATGTTTCGATAGGACCAACGCCAGTTGGGCTTGTCCTAATTGATTTATTTCATCTTTCGCGTGCACTTGTGGGTACGCGACTCTCTTACGTGGAAAAGCCAAGGAAATATAGATGTGCGTGTAGTATAAATGGCAGATTCGGCAATGAGGGAGCTAGGAGAGAGCACTCTGCGGAAGGTCCCCGGAGCGTTGAATATAGCGAAACAATGCTGACCGCTGGAATACATTAAACGAGTggcgaagagaaaaaagaagtgcaACAGTTCGCACAAATACAACGACGTTGATGATGACCTCAACGCCATTGGCACCTACCCAGTAGAGAGGATTGGCCAAGGGTCGGGCAGATGTTAGGTATACGTGTTAGGAGAATAAATTTATTAGTCATGTATTTTGACGAATAAAGTTATATATTGCCGCGACAACTCggtcacattcaagttgcgcgcccttcgtATTGGACACTACTCACGCCGtaccgtggtgttgttcagcaacaacaggcagcgatctttgTGGCACGGGTAGCCGGTTGGACcaggctcgcatgcgccacgcgcacgaggtatCACGCGGGAAGAAAGAagacggttcgaggccagttttAGAGCGCGACTGCcggggatttcttcacgaccgcagtgacctTTAGTTGCAGGCACATGTGTGAAGAAAaagagagtacgacgtacgttggatttgcacagtatatttcactgacgtttcggctggtggaccagcctttgtcaaagtgctGCCCATCGAAGTCCACCAGACGAAACGTCAGTGAAATATACAGCGGAAGTctaacgtacgtcgtactctctttttcttcatcttactaccggggccagcgtgatttcctcagccacaactatatatatccaattacttttgtgcttcaatgcataaaacaacgttttggtaaaaaagtaaatggaacgccaatgcagTTATCCGCGAAGATCGGgaatttatatatcgaaactggtgtcgttctGAGAATTGGTCCCAAGTGGATCCGCTTGgcgaactccatggctagaatttgtaaattgcaatatgggacataatcAAGATGATTCGttaaaaaacttaattagtgaatttctgttaatttatcgattatacatttcaattttttgtgcaagtaatgtctccctcttcgagtagaccagctcgtgaACTAGAATTGCGCTGTCTGCCACAAGCagcttttaaaaatttttgagtgttcactgaaacaccccgtatataaATACACAATGAGCG
Coding sequences within:
- the LOC126542773 gene encoding aminopeptidase N-like, which translates into the protein MLEPLAIDATGKTVSEQRCHTSCSCVEHDSRNSRSGRCFWVGADLVLPYAFGILGIATSAVFVVFLFLHMLARMKAPALLIAHARASHFDLVAQHFDIRLETDLSSTFSGHLNLHVTCHHASHLVALVSRNLTISEVSVRPRTGYVRESEVAVPVGSQAPFTTFKLNWDLVPSADYLLSAHFSGGLHHGDHRRWPPGMYREVGDSYTTVTSYVDQLHVAAFFPTVQSSLLKSTFSLSVLKPNASVAVLSSWDLLRDAQGQDGQTYCVFQKTPPISLHQVAVAVTTLPKITDGFTTLHAHAVNMPRLQHLLEFCTSVVEMAAEATGISFPNKALDVLALHRFPRACHSTWKLVIVRTGTFRAKATGHTNLGRPYLRLTIELLSTWFGNMVTVGMWLDRGLAVLYAIKVLKLAKPQWLLDDILHLYRFVALSSVDLGPTHEKVLYDYEVPIAAVSLLAMFRSAVGQDHFKTATTNFLKKAQRDDLAEQDFWDSLKASSSTEAMANYTSVWRQHSGYPLLKVVREDAETVHVVQEPFCGLNCPNSRSRAGTADQQRSSPATTWPIPITLVYASEPQKFDVTAVVWMVTPEMTLKAPNAHFDDWVLLNAGNEGLYRVDYEDSNWSNLIRQLRNDSSVIPAANRAQIIDNLFHLALAGYRTFQMFFASLVYLEKERETLPWTHFVRLARALPHAAVANNRTAWSALNRRICKGIVSDLGSAANEPAMPLARSDFKYDVLQYCCQFGHEKCPALFFMRRHNPYQKTDDGGVFLERP